Proteins encoded together in one Oceanobacillus iheyensis HTE831 window:
- a CDS encoding dynamin family protein: MGREKEGKSVMVVQHQHTINQNQIIALYEKMREYGDVIHANRMLDVLEKYQNQELIIALVGHFSAGKSSMINHLMGSELLANSPIPTSANIVKITSGQGVANVYFHNGDKRVYREPYDLQEIKKYSTDKQQISRIDISTSTTILPEGTAILDTPGIDAADDADRMLTESALHLADYMLYITDYNHVQSEVNLQFLQTMEDKQLPYVVIVNQIDKHDDEELTFDEFQQKIKQTFDQWNLHPSKVFYTSLKEPQANYNQWNELYSFVYQMLTNKSDYLNTSTSMMHILEDHKSYVQTNIDKKLDLFDADTDWSEKEEKWNELSDRMQQLTHQGTELKESFKRELQQTLKNAYLMPAELREKAKLYLESQQTGFKVGGIFKSQKKTEEAKQERKRQFLDGINETIQTALKWRIRDKWYEEVNNQQLPSSLREQILPYLEIQLGEEDLTKSIRKGAEVNGDFVLIYTNDLVEQVKGQFRRQMSAMLDEASKQLQEFNTQEISNLEMELNQLNQIKETAENKALIIQEKNDYLHLLEDTLMDPNPSDETLQEMQNQIQERKPNGMYNEEDTPEQMTDNTSEIQNIDEYVEQNSVQLSQINTRTLQRSMIEASSILDLSGFESYQHDLNKRESSLKNRSYTIALFGAFSAGKSSFANALIGEEVLPVSPNPTTAAVNRIRPVQEPYEHGQVVVSVKSEAAMIEDIQRITKAYRPPEGTLEELMEWVDKKAITKDENLQRMYRSYLAAIESGYQQMKDYLGSEKMITLQEFSSFVTEESKACFIKEMDLYYDCGITQQGITLVDTPGADSINARHTNVSFEYIKHADAILYVTYYNHALSRADKDFLMQLGRVKDVFELDKMFFIVNASDLAVDQTELALVTNYVEEQLLQLGIRHPRLYPVSSKLSLKEKRAKEPLNDEMMKLEESFYSFIHNDLTSLTKQAAVRDLERAYHALTEYIRSLQMDASGKEQRKKDINDIKNETIQYVSTFKDDSYITRMKQKLEKQTFYVAQRFGIRFHDLFKEIYNPTTITESGSAGRDQLFSQFDELSIYIGQELKQELQAISLRLEHLIHECMKEIHDEITSFAFRNDGIFELASLDLPELRTPDHYPSIKLEKDASLKKVISNYKDTRSFFVKNQKETIKDQMYAIIEPSVKDYVDEGNRLLYKDYKEQWTTKFNQLKSQWQSEIEEIAEQYINRMFVSVDMEMIIERSKQLEKLLLELKGKD, encoded by the coding sequence GTGGGCAGGGAAAAGGAAGGGAAGTCAGTCATGGTCGTTCAACATCAACATACGATTAATCAAAATCAAATTATTGCACTATATGAAAAAATGCGTGAATATGGTGATGTTATTCATGCAAATCGAATGCTAGACGTATTAGAAAAATACCAAAACCAAGAGTTAATTATCGCATTAGTGGGGCACTTTTCAGCTGGAAAGTCATCGATGATTAATCATTTAATGGGCTCAGAATTACTAGCGAATAGTCCAATACCAACAAGTGCAAACATAGTTAAAATCACGTCTGGCCAAGGGGTTGCCAACGTTTATTTCCATAATGGTGATAAGAGAGTGTATAGAGAACCATATGATTTACAGGAAATTAAGAAATATTCAACAGACAAACAACAAATTAGTAGGATTGATATCAGTACGAGCACAACCATCTTACCTGAAGGAACAGCGATATTGGATACCCCGGGAATCGATGCTGCAGATGATGCGGATCGGATGCTTACAGAATCTGCATTACACTTAGCGGATTATATGCTGTATATAACGGATTATAACCATGTCCAATCAGAAGTTAATTTACAATTTTTACAAACAATGGAGGATAAACAGCTTCCCTATGTTGTGATTGTTAATCAAATCGACAAACATGACGATGAAGAATTAACATTTGACGAATTCCAACAAAAAATCAAACAAACATTTGATCAATGGAATTTACATCCTTCGAAGGTTTTCTACACATCTCTTAAAGAACCACAAGCAAACTATAACCAATGGAATGAGCTATACTCATTTGTTTATCAGATGCTTACTAATAAAAGTGACTATCTTAATACATCAACTAGCATGATGCATATATTAGAAGATCATAAATCTTATGTACAAACTAACATCGATAAGAAGTTGGATTTATTTGATGCGGATACTGACTGGTCGGAAAAAGAAGAAAAATGGAATGAATTGTCGGATCGTATGCAACAACTTACACATCAAGGAACCGAATTAAAAGAGTCTTTTAAAAGGGAACTTCAACAAACTTTAAAGAATGCTTATTTAATGCCTGCTGAACTTAGAGAAAAAGCAAAATTGTATCTGGAATCGCAGCAAACTGGTTTTAAAGTTGGTGGTATATTTAAATCTCAGAAAAAGACAGAGGAAGCCAAACAAGAACGCAAGCGACAATTCCTAGATGGGATAAACGAAACCATCCAAACAGCTTTAAAATGGAGAATACGTGATAAATGGTATGAAGAGGTAAATAATCAACAATTACCTAGTAGTCTTCGAGAGCAGATTCTTCCTTATTTAGAAATACAATTAGGTGAAGAAGACTTAACTAAATCTATACGCAAAGGTGCAGAAGTAAATGGTGATTTTGTATTAATTTACACGAATGATTTGGTAGAGCAGGTAAAAGGTCAATTTAGGCGTCAAATGAGCGCCATGCTTGATGAGGCATCTAAACAATTACAGGAATTTAATACCCAAGAAATTTCTAACTTGGAAATGGAGTTAAATCAGTTAAATCAGATAAAAGAAACAGCAGAAAATAAAGCATTAATTATCCAAGAGAAAAATGATTATCTTCACCTGTTAGAAGATACGTTAATGGATCCTAATCCTTCTGATGAAACATTGCAAGAAATGCAAAACCAAATTCAAGAGCGTAAACCAAATGGGATGTATAACGAAGAAGACACTCCTGAGCAAATGACGGATAATACATCAGAAATACAAAATATTGATGAGTATGTGGAACAAAATAGTGTTCAGCTTTCTCAAATTAATACACGGACATTACAAAGGTCGATGATTGAAGCAAGTTCAATTTTGGATCTGTCAGGTTTTGAAAGTTACCAACATGATTTAAATAAACGTGAATCTAGCTTAAAAAACCGTTCTTATACGATCGCATTATTCGGTGCGTTTAGTGCGGGAAAATCATCATTTGCAAATGCGTTAATTGGTGAAGAAGTTTTACCTGTGTCACCTAATCCTACTACAGCAGCTGTAAATCGAATTCGTCCTGTACAAGAGCCTTATGAGCATGGTCAAGTAGTTGTATCAGTTAAAAGTGAGGCTGCGATGATAGAAGACATACAGCGAATAACGAAAGCCTACCGTCCTCCAGAAGGGACTCTGGAAGAGCTTATGGAGTGGGTGGACAAAAAAGCAATTACGAAAGACGAAAATCTTCAGCGCATGTATCGTTCTTATTTAGCGGCAATCGAAAGTGGTTACCAGCAAATGAAAGATTATCTTGGTAGTGAGAAGATGATCACTTTACAGGAGTTTTCATCTTTTGTAACAGAGGAATCGAAAGCATGTTTTATTAAAGAAATGGATCTTTATTACGATTGTGGAATTACGCAACAAGGAATAACTTTAGTGGATACTCCTGGTGCCGATTCCATAAATGCTCGCCATACAAATGTATCATTTGAATACATAAAGCATGCAGATGCGATTCTTTATGTTACGTATTATAACCATGCTTTATCGCGAGCAGACAAAGATTTTCTGATGCAGTTAGGTAGGGTGAAGGATGTCTTTGAATTAGATAAGATGTTTTTCATTGTGAATGCTAGTGATCTAGCTGTCGATCAAACAGAACTTGCATTAGTGACGAATTATGTAGAAGAACAACTACTTCAATTAGGAATTCGTCACCCACGTTTATATCCTGTTTCGAGCAAATTGTCATTAAAGGAAAAAAGAGCGAAAGAACCGTTAAATGATGAAATGATGAAGTTAGAGGAGTCGTTTTATAGTTTTATTCATAATGACCTTACTTCATTAACAAAACAGGCTGCTGTGAGAGATTTAGAAAGAGCTTACCATGCTTTAACAGAATATATTCGATCATTACAAATGGATGCGTCTGGTAAAGAGCAGCGTAAAAAAGATATAAATGATATTAAAAATGAAACAATTCAATATGTCTCAACGTTTAAAGATGATTCGTATATTACTCGAATGAAGCAGAAATTAGAAAAACAAACTTTTTATGTCGCCCAACGTTTTGGGATACGATTCCATGATTTATTTAAAGAAATTTATAACCCGACAACCATTACGGAATCCGGTTCTGCAGGGAGGGATCAACTTTTTAGTCAATTTGATGAGTTGTCCATCTATATTGGTCAAGAATTAAAACAAGAATTACAAGCAATCTCCCTACGGCTGGAGCATTTAATTCATGAATGTATGAAGGAGATTCATGATGAAATTACTTCTTTTGCTTTCCGTAATGATGGTATTTTCGAATTAGCTAGCTTAGATCTACCGGAGTTGCGTACACCCGATCATTATCCATCTATAAAGTTAGAAAAGGATGCAAGTTTGAAGAAAGTAATTTCTAACTATAAAGATACGAGGAGCTTCTTTGTTAAAAATCAAAAAGAGACGATAAAAGATCAAATGTATGCTATAATTGAACCTTCTGTAAAAGATTATGTAGATGAAGGAAATAGACTTTTATATAAAGATTACAAAGAGCAATGGACAACAAAATTTAATCAACTGAAAAGTCAGTGGCAATCGGAAATTGAAGAAATTGCAGAACAATATATTAATCGTATGTTTGTTTCAGTTGATATGGAAATGATTATAGAGCGTTCTAAGCAGCTCGAAAAGTTATTGCTTGAATTAAAAGGGAAGGATTGA
- a CDS encoding 5'-3' exonuclease: protein MASNKVLLVDGMALLFRGFFATSFRGNFMYTSKGVPTNGVYQFLRYLMDSVQKFEPTHVICCWDMGSKTFRTELFAGYKANRDEPPKELIPQFDLVKEVVEAFNMPNIGLENFEADDCIGTLAHAYSLENEVTVLTGDQDLLQLVKENIRIAIMRKGQGNYEVFDQDNFYEKKGLSPKQIIDLKGLMGDSSDNYPGVKGIGEKTAIKLLQEYETIDDLLNNIEKLPKGVQAKINANLDMLHLSRSLAEIKCDVPISCSLDTSEWNVNLETATNKLNELEFKNIDRWFATS from the coding sequence ATGGCTTCAAATAAAGTGTTGCTTGTAGACGGTATGGCATTATTGTTTAGAGGATTTTTTGCAACGTCATTCCGCGGTAATTTTATGTATACATCAAAAGGAGTTCCTACGAATGGTGTGTATCAGTTCTTACGTTATCTAATGGATTCCGTACAGAAATTTGAGCCAACACATGTAATCTGTTGTTGGGATATGGGGAGCAAAACTTTCCGAACAGAGTTATTTGCAGGCTATAAAGCAAATCGTGATGAACCACCGAAAGAGTTGATACCACAATTTGATTTAGTAAAAGAAGTAGTAGAAGCCTTTAATATGCCGAATATCGGCTTAGAAAACTTTGAAGCAGATGATTGTATTGGAACTTTAGCACATGCGTATAGTTTGGAGAATGAAGTTACTGTACTAACTGGTGATCAAGACCTTTTGCAATTAGTAAAAGAGAATATTCGAATTGCTATTATGCGTAAAGGTCAAGGAAATTACGAGGTGTTCGACCAAGATAACTTTTACGAGAAAAAAGGTTTATCACCAAAACAAATTATAGATTTAAAAGGATTGATGGGAGATTCTTCGGATAACTATCCAGGAGTGAAAGGGATAGGAGAAAAAACAGCAATTAAACTGCTACAAGAATATGAAACCATTGATGACTTGCTAAACAATATAGAAAAATTACCAAAAGGTGTACAAGCTAAAATAAATGCTAATTTAGATATGCTTCATCTTTCTAGATCGTTGGCAGAAATTAAATGTGATGTCCCTATCAGTTGTTCGTTAGATACATCTGAATGGAATGTAAATCTTGAAACTGCAACAAATAAATTGAATGAGTTAGAATTTAAAAATATCGATCGTTGGTTTGCAACTTCTTAA
- a CDS encoding PH domain-containing protein, protein MYFRSKRDKWLTIILWTVVLLGVIAPLLNGQWFASLLMIIIGLFLLWFWFRTGYRIDNDKILIYYGPVKQTVKIKDIEVIFKTKFPLTSPALSFDRMQIKSGKYDIVTISPEEKESFLQQLMDINPDISIDKRLLESIERK, encoded by the coding sequence TTGTATTTTCGGTCAAAAAGAGATAAATGGTTAACGATTATATTGTGGACAGTGGTATTACTAGGAGTTATTGCTCCTCTATTAAATGGTCAATGGTTCGCTTCTTTGTTAATGATTATAATTGGACTTTTTCTACTGTGGTTTTGGTTCCGTACAGGCTATCGAATTGACAATGATAAAATACTTATTTATTATGGTCCCGTTAAGCAAACTGTAAAAATCAAAGATATAGAAGTTATTTTTAAGACAAAATTTCCGTTGACTTCTCCAGCTCTTTCATTTGATCGAATGCAAATTAAGAGTGGAAAGTATGATATTGTTACGATCTCACCTGAAGAGAAAGAATCATTCTTACAGCAGTTAATGGATATCAATCCTGACATATCTATTGATAAGCGATTATTAGAAAGTATTGAAAGAAAGTAG
- the cysK gene encoding cysteine synthase A: MRVVNDVTELIGQTPMVKLNRLQPENAADIYVKLEMFNPSGSVKDRAASHMIRVAEEQGLIKQGATIIEPTSGNTGIGLAMAASAKGYKAIMIMPDNSTMERRNILKAYGAEVVLTPSEEKMPGSIRKALELQKSIPNSFIPQQFENVANPDVHRISTALEILEQMDNQLDAFVCTAGTGGTVTGTGETLKEKLPHVHVAVVEPEGSPVLSGGKPGPHKLVGTSPGFVPDILNTDVYDEIIQIKDEQAVTLLKDLAQKEGIFLGPSGAAAVYAAMEVAKKLGPNKKLVCIAPDTGERYLSMDMFDEK; the protein is encoded by the coding sequence ATGCGTGTAGTCAATGATGTAACTGAATTAATTGGTCAAACACCAATGGTTAAGTTAAATCGTCTCCAACCAGAAAATGCAGCTGACATATATGTAAAGTTAGAGATGTTTAATCCGAGCGGTAGTGTAAAAGACCGAGCTGCATCCCATATGATACGTGTAGCAGAAGAACAAGGGTTAATAAAACAAGGAGCCACTATTATAGAACCTACAAGTGGAAATACAGGCATCGGTTTGGCAATGGCGGCATCTGCTAAAGGATATAAAGCAATTATGATTATGCCGGATAATAGTACGATGGAACGTCGAAATATATTAAAGGCGTATGGAGCAGAAGTCGTACTTACGCCAAGTGAGGAAAAAATGCCTGGATCCATACGTAAAGCGCTAGAACTTCAAAAATCCATTCCTAACAGTTTTATACCTCAACAATTTGAAAATGTAGCTAACCCAGATGTTCATCGTATTAGCACTGCTTTAGAAATCTTGGAACAGATGGATAATCAATTAGATGCGTTTGTCTGTACTGCAGGAACTGGTGGTACGGTAACAGGTACAGGAGAAACATTAAAGGAAAAGTTACCACATGTGCATGTGGCGGTTGTGGAACCAGAAGGATCACCCGTCTTATCAGGAGGAAAGCCGGGACCGCATAAACTCGTTGGCACAAGTCCGGGATTCGTACCTGATATTTTAAATACGGATGTATACGATGAAATCATTCAAATTAAAGATGAACAAGCTGTCACTTTATTAAAAGACCTTGCTCAAAAAGAAGGGATTTTTCTTGGTCCATCTGGAGCAGCTGCTGTATATGCGGCAATGGAAGTAGCGAAGAAGCTTGGCCCAAACAAAAAGCTTGTATGTATAGCACCAGATACAGGAGAACGTTATCTATCCATGGATATGTTTGATGAAAAGTAA
- a CDS encoding DUF2254 domain-containing protein, whose amino-acid sequence MLVKLLPPSISKYLQMSKPERQYELRLTLWRTPLLYIIATFLFAAITLYLDVGIGIAQYMPVFFKAEFETTRLLISSLIGGVLTLSAFTLNSLLVVLTTFSGQFSPRLLQNFVKDKHTQHILGVFNGSFVYVLIMFLFISSRPVDYFSAVPFVTVVIAFFTAIVFIYFINHATSWMQVHNITDMMKDVSEGIIDSAFSQELEEIRRDQPGDLLDKNNTQNKTVMSPKSGYIQLILFKELIKEAKKDNIVIEMEVRVGSFVLNGNKLFTYWGPGADKVDESKYIQFIRIGHKETEIQDLKFGLNKLGEIAIKAMGNDDPKTASNTIFQVTDLLLTLEEKMTFSPYLVDENNQVRLILEVDNFEYHLYQGIGVIRHYAQKNYPIITDIIAALTRLAGSVSEKHHDVIWEFASNTLDHIYTEFIFDIDRKLLLRNLHKLAEITGNIEHYKYIEQHFKGNAQ is encoded by the coding sequence ATGCTTGTAAAATTATTACCACCTTCGATCAGTAAGTATTTGCAAATGTCCAAGCCGGAACGACAATATGAACTTCGTTTAACACTATGGCGGACACCGTTGCTTTATATTATTGCAACATTCTTATTTGCAGCTATAACGTTGTATCTTGATGTCGGTATAGGAATAGCCCAATATATGCCTGTTTTTTTTAAGGCGGAATTTGAAACTACGCGTCTACTTATTAGCTCCTTAATTGGAGGCGTCTTAACATTAAGTGCTTTTACATTGAACTCTTTACTAGTTGTCCTTACTACGTTTAGTGGACAATTCTCACCAAGATTATTGCAGAATTTTGTGAAAGACAAACATACACAACATATTCTTGGAGTGTTTAATGGTAGTTTTGTCTATGTTTTAATTATGTTTTTATTTATTAGCAGCAGACCAGTAGATTATTTTAGTGCCGTACCATTTGTAACAGTTGTAATTGCCTTCTTCACAGCCATTGTCTTTATTTATTTTATAAATCATGCAACATCATGGATGCAGGTTCACAATATTACCGATATGATGAAGGATGTTTCTGAAGGAATAATAGACAGTGCTTTTTCGCAAGAACTAGAAGAAATACGAAGAGATCAACCAGGAGATTTATTAGATAAAAATAATACGCAAAATAAAACGGTAATGTCACCAAAGTCTGGTTATATTCAATTAATTTTATTTAAGGAGCTAATTAAAGAGGCAAAAAAAGATAATATAGTTATTGAAATGGAAGTGCGAGTGGGCAGTTTTGTTTTAAATGGAAATAAACTATTTACCTATTGGGGTCCGGGTGCGGATAAAGTGGATGAATCGAAGTATATCCAATTTATCCGAATTGGACATAAGGAAACAGAGATTCAGGATTTAAAATTTGGATTAAATAAACTTGGAGAAATCGCAATAAAAGCGATGGGGAATGATGATCCTAAAACTGCATCCAATACCATTTTTCAAGTGACAGATTTGTTATTGACCTTAGAAGAGAAGATGACGTTTTCTCCCTATTTAGTTGACGAGAATAATCAGGTTCGTCTGATCTTAGAGGTGGATAATTTTGAATATCACTTATATCAAGGTATAGGTGTTATAAGGCACTATGCTCAGAAGAATTATCCAATTATCACTGATATAATTGCTGCACTCACCAGGTTGGCAGGATCAGTTTCTGAAAAACACCATGATGTCATTTGGGAATTTGCTAGTAATACGCTTGATCATATTTACACCGAGTTTATTTTTGATATTGATCGCAAATTATTACTAAGAAACCTGCACAAGCTCGCTGAAATAACAGGCAATATCGAACACTACAAATATATTGAACAACATTTTAAAGGGAATGCACAGTAG
- a CDS encoding pyridoxamine 5'-phosphate oxidase family protein, giving the protein MSQENVKHQIEQILENNFVGTMATVKKQMPHSRYMTFFHENVTLYTPTNKETDKAEDIEANPYTHIILGYDGEGFGDKYVEYEGKVSFNDSQELKNKLWNDRMKLYFDGPNDPNLTILEIKPLHIRLMNKNGESPQELNFN; this is encoded by the coding sequence TTGAGTCAGGAAAATGTAAAACATCAAATCGAGCAAATATTAGAGAATAATTTTGTAGGAACGATGGCAACGGTAAAGAAGCAAATGCCTCATTCAAGGTATATGACTTTCTTTCATGAAAACGTAACACTTTACACACCAACAAATAAAGAAACTGATAAAGCAGAAGACATTGAAGCCAATCCTTATACTCATATTATTTTGGGTTATGATGGTGAAGGGTTTGGTGACAAATATGTAGAATATGAAGGAAAGGTTTCGTTTAATGATTCGCAAGAACTTAAAAATAAACTTTGGAATGATCGCATGAAGTTGTATTTTGACGGACCGAATGACCCGAACCTTACTATTTTAGAAATAAAACCTTTGCATATTCGTTTAATGAATAAAAATGGAGAAAGTCCACAAGAATTAAATTTTAATTAA
- a CDS encoding MFS transporter: MGKNHTSTAILSLGSIPFITTLGNSTLIPILPEMKEALGISNIQVSLTITLFSIAAAICIPVAGYLSDRFSRKAIIVPSLVIFGAGGLLAGIGAAFFSSAFIWLLIGRIIQGIGAAGTFPIAMALIGDLFKGSEQSKMLGIYEASNELGKVLSPIIGAAFALITWYFVFFTFPVISFLCAILVFFFIKERRNRQTPPPFYQYVKGLFLVFKQEGRWLFTVYLAGGTCLLTIFGILFYLSDKLETENHIIGVWKGLILAIPLLILVATSYRTGSRIGKNFVKMKRLAVFGFLLMTLSYLSLIWIEPLVWFIFALCFSSIGAGLVLPCVNTMIAGAVGKEKRGFITSLYGSVRYIGVALGPLLFGWLMDWSRTGLFLSVACFTFFVALLVLFLLHVNGMDGRDKRTKITYNYY, from the coding sequence ATGGGAAAGAATCATACAAGTACTGCGATCCTATCACTTGGTTCTATACCTTTTATTACCACTCTCGGTAATTCAACATTAATTCCAATTCTTCCTGAAATGAAAGAAGCATTAGGTATAAGTAATATCCAAGTTAGCTTAACCATCACTCTTTTTTCTATAGCAGCCGCTATTTGTATTCCTGTAGCAGGTTATCTATCTGATCGCTTTTCTCGAAAGGCGATTATCGTACCTTCCTTAGTTATTTTTGGTGCTGGTGGATTGTTAGCCGGAATTGGAGCTGCGTTTTTTTCATCTGCATTTATATGGTTATTAATCGGTAGAATTATTCAAGGTATAGGAGCTGCGGGGACATTTCCGATTGCTATGGCACTAATCGGAGATCTTTTTAAAGGTAGCGAGCAGAGCAAAATGTTAGGAATTTATGAAGCTTCTAATGAACTTGGAAAGGTATTATCACCTATTATTGGTGCTGCCTTTGCACTTATTACATGGTATTTTGTATTTTTTACATTTCCTGTGATTAGTTTTCTCTGTGCAATACTAGTTTTCTTTTTTATAAAAGAAAGAAGAAATAGACAAACTCCACCTCCCTTTTATCAATACGTTAAAGGACTGTTTTTAGTGTTTAAACAAGAAGGACGATGGTTATTCACTGTCTATTTGGCTGGTGGTACGTGTTTATTAACCATTTTTGGAATTCTTTTTTATTTATCTGACAAATTAGAAACGGAAAATCATATTATTGGTGTATGGAAAGGACTTATTTTAGCTATTCCACTCCTTATTTTAGTAGCAACATCGTATAGAACCGGTAGTAGAATCGGTAAGAATTTCGTGAAAATGAAACGATTAGCAGTATTTGGTTTTTTACTTATGACGCTCTCCTATTTATCACTCATATGGATAGAACCCTTAGTATGGTTTATTTTTGCACTATGCTTTAGCAGTATAGGAGCTGGCCTAGTCTTGCCTTGTGTCAATACAATGATTGCTGGTGCAGTTGGTAAAGAAAAGCGAGGATTTATTACTTCACTATACGGTTCTGTAAGATATATCGGTGTTGCCCTTGGACCTTTATTGTTTGGCTGGTTAATGGATTGGTCTAGAACGGGATTATTCTTATCTGTAGCATGCTTCACTTTTTTCGTAGCATTGTTAGTCTTATTTCTACTTCATGTAAATGGTATGGATGGAAGAGATAAACGAACGAAGATTACGTATAATTATTACTAA
- a CDS encoding DUF3231 family protein, which yields MVMHRFKEKDEPFHSGEVYHLWSYLYQVKTSLVTLQVFINHSVDHDFRILVEDLLESCFTQESEQIEGILKEAGIRLPPSPPDRPNVDQHDIPAGAKFNDNELALLVQNELLSGRLAANNIIAVALREDIRDLFMECINQRLEYEQKILHVMKQKGWLAIPPINIK from the coding sequence ATGGTTATGCATCGTTTTAAAGAAAAAGATGAACCATTCCATTCAGGTGAAGTATATCATTTATGGAGTTACTTATATCAAGTAAAAACATCCTTAGTGACACTGCAAGTTTTTATAAACCATAGTGTCGACCATGACTTCCGGATATTAGTAGAAGATTTATTAGAAAGTTGTTTCACTCAAGAAAGTGAACAAATCGAAGGTATTTTAAAAGAAGCAGGTATCCGATTACCTCCTTCACCTCCTGATCGTCCAAATGTAGATCAACATGATATCCCAGCCGGAGCAAAATTCAATGACAATGAGCTAGCGTTACTTGTTCAAAATGAGTTGTTGTCAGGAAGGCTTGCCGCTAATAATATTATTGCAGTTGCTTTGAGAGAAGATATTCGCGATTTATTTATGGAATGTATTAATCAACGGTTAGAATATGAACAAAAAATACTTCATGTAATGAAACAAAAAGGATGGCTCGCAATACCACCAATTAATATAAAATAA
- the dapA gene encoding 4-hydroxy-tetrahydrodipicolinate synthase, which yields MNFGKVLTAMVTPFDKHEEIDFQALDHLIDHLINNGSDGLVVAGTTGESPTLTHEERIKLFEYVVKKVNGAVPVIAGTGSNYTKASIELTKEVAKTGVDGVMLVAPYYNKPSQDSMYEHFKVIAESTELPVMLYNVPGRTGVDMDVSTVVRLSQIDNIVSIKDASGNLEKMTNIIRLTDDNFSVYSGEDSLTLPALAIGADGIVSVSSHIIGNDMQEMIQRFEQGQVAEAANIHQRVLPVMQEMFANPSPVPVKTALNLQSVPVGKVRLPLIELTDEQLQNLQSVLSDFEHSKMI from the coding sequence ATGAATTTTGGAAAAGTATTAACAGCGATGGTGACGCCTTTCGATAAACATGAAGAAATCGATTTTCAAGCATTGGATCATTTAATTGACCATCTAATTAATAATGGGTCAGATGGTTTGGTAGTAGCTGGTACCACAGGTGAATCTCCAACGTTAACACATGAAGAGAGAATAAAATTATTCGAATATGTCGTGAAAAAAGTAAATGGAGCAGTACCCGTAATTGCCGGAACGGGCTCTAATTATACGAAAGCATCGATTGAATTGACAAAAGAAGTAGCAAAAACAGGTGTTGATGGAGTAATGCTTGTTGCACCATATTATAATAAACCGTCACAGGATAGCATGTATGAACATTTTAAGGTAATTGCAGAAAGCACAGAATTACCAGTAATGCTTTATAATGTTCCAGGACGCACAGGTGTTGATATGGATGTATCTACTGTTGTACGTTTATCTCAAATAGATAATATTGTGTCCATCAAAGATGCAAGCGGGAATTTAGAAAAAATGACAAATATTATTCGCCTTACAGATGATAATTTTTCTGTGTATAGTGGGGAAGACAGCTTAACTTTACCAGCACTAGCTATCGGTGCTGATGGCATCGTTTCTGTATCCTCTCATATTATTGGGAATGATATGCAAGAAATGATTCAACGTTTTGAACAAGGTCAAGTAGCAGAAGCAGCTAATATACATCAGCGAGTACTACCTGTCATGCAAGAAATGTTTGCAAATCCAAGTCCTGTTCCAGTTAAAACAGCACTGAATCTTCAATCTGTGCCTGTGGGAAAGGTTCGATTACCATTAATCGAGCTAACCGATGAACAGTTGCAAAATTTACAGTCCGTATTATCGGATTTCGAACATTCTAAAATGATATAA
- a CDS encoding putative holin-like toxin: MTTFEALTLIISFSTMVVALIAVVVAIFNIKK, from the coding sequence ATGACAACATTCGAAGCACTTACGCTTATAATTTCGTTTTCTACGATGGTCGTAGCGCTAATTGCAGTCGTTGTCGCTATTTTTAACATAAAAAAATAG